One part of the Deltaproteobacteria bacterium genome encodes these proteins:
- a CDS encoding SUF system NifU family Fe-S cluster assembly protein, whose product SASLMTSALKNKTKAEAEALFERVHSMISEGPRSKVDPQELGKLAVLSGVWEFPSRVKCATLAWHTLRSALDGAGAPVSTE is encoded by the coding sequence TCCGCGTCCCTGATGACTTCCGCGCTGAAGAACAAGACCAAGGCGGAAGCGGAGGCGCTCTTCGAGCGCGTCCACTCCATGATCAGCGAGGGACCGAGGAGCAAGGTCGACCCCCAGGAATTGGGCAAGCTCGCCGTGCTTTCGGGCGTGTGGGAGTTCCCGTCGCGCGTGAAGTGCGCGACGCTGGCCTGGCACACGCTGCGCTCCGCGCTCGACGGT